The Salinicoccus sp. RF5 region CGACGGTTGAATACGATAGTGAAAATGTCGATATCAGTGACATCACCGGCAAGATCGAGAAACTGGGTTATGGTGTCGAAATGGAAAAGGCTGAGTTCGATATCACGGGCATGACATGTGCATCCTGTTCGAACCGTATAGAGAAGGTGCTGAACAAGCAGGAAGGTGTCAAATCTGCCACAGTCAACCTGACGACGGAAAATGCAGTCATCGAGTACAATCCGAACATGCTGACGGATCGGGATCTGATTGCTCGTGTCGAAAAGCTTGGATATGGAGCGAAACCGAAGCAGAGTGCCGAGGACAGGGTGAATGCGAAAGATAAGCAGTTGAACCGTCTGAAGGTGAAGCTGATCATCTCGGCCCTCCTCTCACTCCCGCTCCTCGTGACGATGCTGGACCACCTGTTCGGCATACAGATGCCGGCAATCCTGATGAGCCCATGGTTCCAGCTGGCACTTGCTACGCCGGTACAGTTCATCATCGGCTGGCAGTTCTATGACGGCGCCTACAAGAACCTGCGAAACGGCAGTGCGAATATGGATGTACTGGTTGCGATGGGAACAAGTGCCGCATACTTCTACAGTGTATATGAGATGACCAGATGGATTGCTGACTCAAGTCATCATCCGCATCTGTACTTTGAAACGAGTGCGTTGATCATCACATTGATCCTGTTCGGTAAATATCTTGAACACCGCGCAAAGTCGAGGACGACGACAGCAATCTCCAAACTGCTCGATATGCAGGCCAAGCAGGCACGTGTAGTAAGGGACGGGGACGAGATGATGATACCTGTGGAAGATGTCATCGTCGGGGATCGCATCGTCGTCAAACCGGGCGAAAAGATTCCGGTCGATGGCACTGTCGTCAAAGGACGGACGGCCATCGACGAATCCATGATCACCGGCGAATCCATCCCGATTGAAAAAGAAGCAGAGAGTGCTGTGGTCGGCTCTACGCTGAATGTCAATGGCACGATAGAATTCGAGGCGACACGTGTCGGCAAGGATACAGCGCTCGCTTCCATCATAAAAGTCGTAGAGGAAGCACAGGGACAGAAAGCGCCGATCCAGCGTATGGCGGATATCATTTCCGGCTACTTTGTGCCGATTGTAGTCGGCATCGCCATCATCACTTTCCTGGCATGGTATTTCCTCGTCCAGCCGGGCAATATCGAACCGGCGCTTGTCGCTTCCATAGCGGTACTGGTCATCGCATGTCCATGTGCCCTTGGGCTCGCAACGCCAACGTCCATCATGGTGGGGACAGGGAAAGGTGCCGAGAGCGGCATCCTCTTCAAAGGTGGGGAACATCTTGAGAAGACCCATTCCCTGGACGTAGTGATTATGGACAAGACCGGTACAATCACCAAAGGCAAGCCTGAAGTGACCGACTTCACCGGGGATGCCGAGACGCTGAAGCTGCTTGCGACCGCCGAGAAGGGATCTGAGCATCCATTGGCGGAGGCAATCGTCGCCTACGCGGCAGAGCAGGACGTCGAATTTGGAGAAGTCGATGATTTCGAAGCGATACCGGGCC contains the following coding sequences:
- a CDS encoding heavy metal translocating P-type ATPase, with the translated sequence MAGNKQVNLNITGMTCAACSSRIEKVLNKMDDVDASVNLTTEKATVEYDSENVDISDITGKIEKLGYGVEMEKAEFDITGMTCASCSNRIEKVLNKQEGVKSATVNLTTENAVIEYNPNMLTDRDLIARVEKLGYGAKPKQSAEDRVNAKDKQLNRLKVKLIISALLSLPLLVTMLDHLFGIQMPAILMSPWFQLALATPVQFIIGWQFYDGAYKNLRNGSANMDVLVAMGTSAAYFYSVYEMTRWIADSSHHPHLYFETSALIITLILFGKYLEHRAKSRTTTAISKLLDMQAKQARVVRDGDEMMIPVEDVIVGDRIVVKPGEKIPVDGTVVKGRTAIDESMITGESIPIEKEAESAVVGSTLNVNGTIEFEATRVGKDTALASIIKVVEEAQGQKAPIQRMADIISGYFVPIVVGIAIITFLAWYFLVQPGNIEPALVASIAVLVIACPCALGLATPTSIMVGTGKGAESGILFKGGEHLEKTHSLDVVIMDKTGTITKGKPEVTDFTGDAETLKLLATAEKGSEHPLAEAIVAYAAEQDVEFGEVDDFEAIPGHGIEAVIEGRKVLVGTRKLMMDNDMDEAAISNEMEQYEYDGKTAMIVAVDGEIKGIVAVMDTVKESAAEAIVSLKDEGLEVIMLTGDNTRTAQAIARSVGIDNVIAEVLPEEKADKVKSVQQEGKIVAMVGDGVNDAPALATADIGIAIGTGTEVAIEAADITILGGELTLIPKAIRLSHKTIHNIKQNLFWAFAYNSAGIPIAALGLLAPWVAGAAMAFSSVSVVTNSLRLKRVKI